The DNA segment CCGACACGATTTCGACGAACTTCGTCGACGTCAACGCCGGCAACTACACGATCGAACTCGAAGTTGTCGACACTGGCGCCACCGCCGAAGCCACCATCAACGTCACCAAGGGCGGCTCCGCGACCGCGTCCTTCGAAGACAGCGATGTTGTCGCCCAGGAGCGCGGTGACGTCGCGAACTTCACGGTCGATCTCGACAACGCCAAACAGAGCACCGTGACCATCGGTAGCTCGGAAGTCAACTGGGTCACGAACTTCACGGTTCACGACGACAACGACGACGGCAACGTCACGATTGACTTCAACACCTACAAGACTGGCAGCAACACCTGGACCAGCTCTCCGGCTAACGACCTGGAGACGGTCCAGAAGTTCATCACCGTCGAAGAGGGCGACAGCATCTCCCTCTCGTCGGTCGATGACGACAGCAACGGTAACAACGCCAACAACGACCAGGGCGTCCACTACGGCAGTGACCTGGAAGCTGGCACCACGAACAACCCGATCGCTGACGGCGACTACGAACTGACCGTCGGTGCGGCCGGTGAGGAGACTGACGTCAACCAGCTCGTGCTCAGCAAGGGCTCGGTCGACGGTGCTCAGTCCTGGACGTACCCCGAAACCGCCACCAACATCGACGGCCTCAACACCCTCCTGGACAACGTTGCCCAGGACAACTCGGTTGCGATGGACGACCTCGCGGTCGTTCAGATCGACGCGTCCGGCCTCTACGGCCACCTCGACAAGAACAACGCGAAGGATCTGCTCGACAAGGCCGCAGGTAACAACCAGGATTACTACTCGCTGAACTTCACCCAGACGAACGCCGGTGCGAACGCCGACGGAAACAAGTTCAACGGTGCGAACAACGACGTCGAGACGTACTTCGACGCGCAGAACAACACGTTCTTCGCGGTCGTCGACACTACTGGCGACACCGCTGGCATCCAGGCTGGCGACGAGTACAACGCGACGTTCACGCTCCACAAGGGTAGCCCGCTCACGAAGAAGGCTCAGTCGGCTACCACTGAGTTCACTGTCGAACAGCGCACCCTCGAATTCACGGGTCTGAACGAGAGCGACGTGCTCGAGATCGGTGCTGGCAACGCCACCATCAAGGGCGACACCAGCATGGCCGCAGGCAGCGAGTTCTCCGTGAAGGTCAAGTCCGACAGCTTCGTCCGGACCTCGACCGCCACGGTCAACGAGAACGGCACGTTCACGGCTGACTTCGACTTCAGTAACGTCAACGTCGGCACGAACGTCGAGGTTTCCGCGTCGAACGGCGACGCCAGCGACACGGTCGAAGGCGTCATCGTCGAGTCCACTGGCGGTAGCCAGGAGACCACGACGGCCACGACCAACGGTACGTCGACGACGACGACCACTACCACGACGACCACGACCTCGAGTACGACCGAGACTACGACGACCGAAACCACGACGACGGACACGACCACCACGAACGGTGGCAGCAGTGGCATCCCCGGCTTCGGCGTCAGCGTCTCGCTGGTCGCGCTCGTGGCTGGTGCGCTCCTCGCGCTCCGCCGCAGCAACTAGATAGCGAAGTAACCATCGGGACTCCCCCGATTCGACATTCCCTTTCTTTCGAGACACCGACCCACCAGCGACGGCCACGCCGCTCGCAGAAATCGAATCAAGCAGTCACCGACTTACTAGCCAACTACAATCACCGAGTTTGTAAACAGCAGACAGCAGACCGCAATTTACGTAGAGTAGCCATAGACGGCGGGCTGGTCTACTCACCCGTACACAGCCAATTCTCTGTCGATTTTAGTGGCTGTGCATATAACCGCAAGAAATTTTGCACTATGAGTGCCGAAGTTACTCGCTTCGGGTGATGAAATCCGGAAGGAATGGAAGTGGGACCGCCGAGATTCGAACTCAGGTCCTACCGACCCCATCGGCAGAGGATACCACTACCCTACGGTCCCGCTCACGCGTAATAGCGTGCAACTGGACGAAAGGCCGTCCCCGAGTTAAGCCCTTCGTTTCGCCCTCGGGCGTATCGGTCGCGTCGACTTCCCTCCGTCTTCACGCCGACTCGTCTTCTTTTCCCGCGTCGCGCGGAACCACGAGTTCGCCGTCGTCTCGCACCGCCAT comes from the Halorussus vallis genome and includes:
- a CDS encoding DUF7827 domain-containing protein; amino-acid sequence: MTNDKLRSISLAALVVLSVFAGSIAFAGSAAAANLDDGERYWQGQTVTADQLKFDSDGDGTDDSTVSGDTKLEVMKVVDEGSNTLAKELYSDEDGGLTLETTNLEGSYVLQRASDDAEIATFSVASQDLSASFDPDTVDNKFSTKSDLKLDSKRAGYDVTVSADGLSKSELSSIFGPSDEDPNTDGYQLTGITSDTISTNFVDVNAGNYTIELEVVDTGATAEATINVTKGGSATASFEDSDVVAQERGDVANFTVDLDNAKQSTVTIGSSEVNWVTNFTVHDDNDDGNVTIDFNTYKTGSNTWTSSPANDLETVQKFITVEEGDSISLSSVDDDSNGNNANNDQGVHYGSDLEAGTTNNPIADGDYELTVGAAGEETDVNQLVLSKGSVDGAQSWTYPETATNIDGLNTLLDNVAQDNSVAMDDLAVVQIDASGLYGHLDKNNAKDLLDKAAGNNQDYYSLNFTQTNAGANADGNKFNGANNDVETYFDAQNNTFFAVVDTTGDTAGIQAGDEYNATFTLHKGSPLTKKAQSATTEFTVEQRTLEFTGLNESDVLEIGAGNATIKGDTSMAAGSEFSVKVKSDSFVRTSTATVNENGTFTADFDFSNVNVGTNVEVSASNGDASDTVEGVIVESTGGSQETTTATTNGTSTTTTTTTTTTTSSTTETTTTETTTTDTTTTNGGSSGIPGFGVSVSLVALVAGALLALRRSN